The following are from one region of the Candidatus Polarisedimenticolia bacterium genome:
- the nusA gene encoding transcription termination factor NusA: MSNEIFQAIEQVGREKGIEVDIIIQAVEDAYAAAAKKYFRTKEDLGAKFDRETGSLLVFARKKIVEDVTNPDLEISPVEAEDLALPANDEGIVEIHKPREELAQLGRIAAQAAKQIIFQKVREAERDNVYKEYIGRVGELVNGVVKRFERGNIIIDLGRTEGLLPKKEQSKAERYSQGDRIRAVIVDVDRNAKGPQVILSRTDERLLIKLFEMEVPEIYDGTVAIERAVHDSGDRAKVAVRSKDRDVDPVGACVGMKGSRVQSIIRELRGEKIDIVEFSDDVSTFVTNALNPAKINRVQITDSENRTLEVVVDDEQLSLAIGKKGQNVRLASRLVGWKIDIKSEQEKKREVEAEMERMARDTREMATLEGVSEKVLQKLREGGIGSLDGIIAAQVEGLTQIPGVGPKTAEKIVAAAEAGLQARAEREEAERLQREQEEAEAAALQAEEQARLADEAAAIEAARQEEAAAAADGAAADSQAEDGGGNGASDQEYEDTQTSPGDTEAPEGVDEVGPASDHREESLAPGPKPAGDGSDRRTED, from the coding sequence ATGAGCAATGAAATCTTTCAAGCGATCGAACAGGTCGGCCGGGAAAAGGGAATCGAGGTCGACATCATCATCCAGGCCGTCGAGGACGCCTACGCGGCCGCGGCGAAGAAATACTTCCGCACCAAGGAGGACCTGGGTGCCAAGTTCGACCGCGAGACCGGCTCCCTCCTGGTCTTCGCCCGGAAGAAGATCGTCGAGGACGTGACCAATCCCGACCTCGAGATCTCGCCGGTCGAGGCCGAAGACCTGGCGCTGCCGGCCAATGACGAGGGGATCGTCGAGATTCACAAGCCCCGGGAAGAGCTGGCTCAGCTCGGTCGGATCGCGGCGCAGGCCGCCAAGCAGATCATCTTCCAGAAGGTGCGCGAAGCCGAGCGGGACAACGTCTACAAGGAGTACATCGGCCGGGTCGGCGAGCTGGTGAACGGCGTCGTCAAGCGGTTCGAGCGCGGCAACATCATCATCGATCTGGGCCGCACGGAGGGCCTGCTCCCCAAGAAGGAGCAATCCAAGGCGGAACGCTACAGCCAGGGGGATCGCATTCGCGCCGTCATCGTGGACGTGGACCGCAACGCGAAGGGTCCCCAGGTGATCCTGTCGAGGACCGACGAGCGCCTCCTCATCAAGCTGTTCGAGATGGAGGTTCCCGAAATCTACGACGGCACCGTCGCGATCGAGAGGGCCGTGCATGATTCCGGCGATCGCGCCAAGGTGGCTGTGCGCTCGAAAGACCGCGACGTCGATCCGGTCGGCGCGTGCGTCGGCATGAAGGGATCGCGCGTGCAGTCGATCATCCGCGAGCTGCGAGGCGAGAAGATCGACATCGTCGAGTTCTCTGACGACGTCAGCACCTTCGTGACCAACGCCCTCAACCCGGCCAAGATCAACCGCGTGCAGATCACGGACAGCGAGAACCGCACCCTCGAAGTCGTGGTGGACGACGAGCAGCTTTCCCTCGCCATCGGCAAGAAAGGCCAGAACGTGCGACTGGCTTCGCGGCTCGTCGGCTGGAAAATCGACATCAAGAGCGAGCAGGAGAAGAAGCGCGAGGTCGAGGCGGAAATGGAGCGGATGGCGCGGGACACGCGCGAGATGGCCACGCTCGAGGGCGTGAGCGAGAAGGTCCTGCAGAAGCTCCGCGAAGGCGGCATCGGCAGCCTCGACGGCATCATCGCCGCCCAGGTGGAAGGGCTGACGCAGATCCCCGGGGTCGGCCCCAAGACGGCCGAGAAGATCGTCGCCGCTGCGGAGGCGGGCCTGCAGGCGCGCGCCGAGCGCGAGGAGGCGGAGAGGCTGCAGCGGGAGCAGGAAGAAGCCGAGGCCGCCGCGCTCCAGGCCGAGGAGCAGGCGAGGCTGGCCGACGAGGCGGCTGCCATAGAGGCCGCGCGGCAGGAGGAGGCCGCGGCGGCCGCGGACGGCGCCGCGGCGGATTCTCAGGCCGAGGACGGCGGAGGGAACGGCGCCTCCGACCAGGAGTACGAGGACACGCAGACGAGCCCCGGAGACACGGAGGCGCCCGAGGGTGTGGATGAGGTGGGGCCTGCTTCCGATCACCGCGAGGAGTCCCTGGCGCCCGGTCCCAAGCCTGCCGGGGATGGGTCCGACCGGCGGACGGAGGACTGA
- the rimP gene encoding ribosome maturation factor RimP has product MTPDMIAILEKVRGMAGQVLEYAGMQLVHLEMHREPRGLILRLYIDKDGGITLDDCAHVSRQMSAQLDMEDPIEDRYTLEVSSPGLDRPLVTDLDFARFAGRLIRLSTHVPLEGRRHFQGRLDGLFDGSVRLTLEGGRQVDIPRDLVAKARLEIEI; this is encoded by the coding sequence ATGACGCCGGACATGATTGCAATCCTGGAGAAGGTCAGGGGTATGGCGGGACAGGTCCTCGAATACGCGGGGATGCAGCTGGTCCACCTCGAGATGCATCGGGAGCCGAGAGGGCTGATCCTGCGCCTTTACATCGACAAGGACGGGGGGATCACCCTGGATGACTGCGCCCATGTCAGCCGGCAGATGTCGGCCCAGCTCGACATGGAGGACCCCATCGAGGACCGCTACACGCTGGAAGTCTCCTCCCCCGGCCTCGATCGGCCGCTGGTCACCGACCTCGATTTCGCCAGATTCGCCGGCCGATTGATCCGTCTCTCGACTCACGTTCCGCTGGAAGGCAGACGCCATTTCCAGGGGCGCCTCGACGGACTGTTCGACGGATCGGTGCGTCTGACCCTGGAGGGCGGGCGCCAGGTCGATATTCCGCGGGACCTGGTGGCCAAGGCGCGGCTCGAAATCGAGATTTGA
- a CDS encoding DUF503 domain-containing protein, producing the protein MNVGLCVIEIRLPGVASLKEKRQVLRSLKDGLRRHYNVSVAEIDHQDLWQRATIGIVGIAAARVPLEQTFASIQGEVERKVPGDVLSCDVEYLT; encoded by the coding sequence GTGAACGTGGGCCTGTGCGTCATCGAGATTCGCCTTCCCGGAGTCGCCTCCCTGAAGGAGAAGCGCCAGGTCCTGCGCAGCCTGAAGGACGGGTTGCGGCGGCACTACAACGTCTCGGTCGCCGAGATCGATCACCAGGATCTGTGGCAGCGCGCGACGATCGGCATCGTCGGGATCGCCGCCGCTCGCGTCCCCCTGGAACAGACGTTCGCCTCGATCCAGGGTGAGGTCGAGCGCAAGGTGCCGGGAGACGTATTGAGCTGCGACGTCGAGTATCTCACCTAG
- the infB gene encoding translation initiation factor IF-2, translated as MLQEITITEGVTVKELSEKMDRKAKDIITRLLGRGIMSTINQPLDVNMAKEICREFGFDAKVISFEEEVSLEQTKEAEPADLRPRDPVVTIMGHVDHGKTSLLDAIRESNIAGGEAGGITQHIGAYHIRRKERGITFIDTPGHEAFTMMRARGARVTDIVVLVVAADDGVMPQTIEAVHHARAAGVPLVVAINKMDKPGANLDRVKKQLSDQGLLVEDWGGDVVAVPISAKQKLGINELLEMILLVADIGELKADPSSLASGVVLDARLDRSRGPVATVLVQRGTLRIGDPFIAGAIHGKVRAMFDDLGHRAREAGPSIPVEVLGLEGVPEAGNPFQVLEDEWKVRQIGAFRQQKLRQEAMAKSSRLTLDHLYQQIKEGTVKELPLVVKADVQGSVEALAKSLNDLPSDKVKIKTIHAGSGAITETDVHLASASNAIIIGYNVRPERSAQELAEKEKVDIRLHSVIYDITNEIKNAMLGLLDPEAKEVYLGRADVRQVFKVPKVGTVAGTYVSDGKITRSAEVRLLRDNVVVYTGKVASLRRFKDDASEVKSGYECGIGLANFNDVKIGDVIEAFKVEKIAVKTL; from the coding sequence GTGCTCCAGGAGATCACGATCACCGAAGGAGTGACGGTCAAGGAACTGTCCGAGAAGATGGACCGCAAGGCCAAGGACATCATCACCAGGCTCCTGGGACGCGGGATCATGTCGACGATCAACCAGCCGCTCGACGTCAACATGGCCAAGGAGATCTGCCGGGAGTTCGGTTTCGACGCGAAGGTGATCTCGTTCGAGGAGGAGGTGTCCCTCGAGCAGACCAAAGAGGCCGAACCGGCGGACCTGCGGCCGCGCGACCCGGTCGTGACGATCATGGGGCACGTCGATCACGGAAAGACCTCGCTGCTCGACGCGATCCGCGAGTCGAACATCGCCGGCGGCGAGGCCGGCGGGATCACGCAGCATATCGGCGCGTACCACATCCGCCGCAAGGAGCGCGGCATCACGTTCATCGACACGCCCGGCCATGAGGCGTTCACCATGATGCGGGCGCGCGGGGCGCGCGTGACCGACATCGTCGTGCTGGTGGTGGCGGCGGACGACGGCGTCATGCCGCAGACGATCGAAGCGGTCCATCACGCCCGGGCGGCCGGCGTGCCGCTGGTCGTGGCGATCAACAAGATGGACAAGCCCGGCGCGAATCTCGACCGGGTCAAGAAGCAGCTTTCGGACCAGGGGCTCCTGGTGGAGGACTGGGGCGGCGATGTGGTGGCCGTACCGATCTCCGCCAAGCAGAAGCTGGGGATCAACGAGCTCCTGGAGATGATCCTCCTCGTCGCGGACATCGGCGAGCTCAAGGCCGATCCCTCGTCCCTCGCATCCGGCGTCGTGCTCGATGCCCGGCTCGATCGCTCGCGCGGGCCGGTGGCCACCGTGCTGGTGCAGCGCGGCACGCTGCGCATCGGCGATCCGTTCATCGCCGGCGCCATCCACGGCAAGGTACGCGCCATGTTCGATGACCTCGGACACCGCGCCCGCGAGGCCGGGCCCTCCATTCCGGTTGAGGTCCTCGGCCTGGAGGGGGTCCCGGAGGCAGGCAACCCGTTCCAGGTCCTCGAGGACGAGTGGAAGGTCCGGCAGATCGGCGCCTTCCGCCAGCAGAAACTGCGCCAGGAAGCGATGGCGAAATCGTCGCGGCTCACCCTCGATCACCTGTACCAGCAAATCAAGGAAGGGACGGTCAAGGAGCTGCCCCTGGTGGTCAAGGCCGACGTGCAGGGCTCCGTGGAGGCCCTCGCCAAGAGCCTCAATGACCTGCCGTCCGACAAGGTCAAGATCAAGACCATTCATGCAGGATCCGGAGCCATCACCGAGACCGACGTCCACCTGGCCTCGGCGAGCAACGCCATCATCATCGGTTACAACGTCCGGCCGGAGCGCAGCGCCCAGGAGCTCGCCGAGAAAGAGAAGGTCGACATCCGGCTGCACTCGGTGATCTACGACATCACCAACGAAATCAAGAACGCCATGCTCGGGCTCCTGGATCCGGAGGCCAAGGAGGTCTACCTCGGGCGCGCCGACGTGCGCCAGGTGTTCAAGGTACCCAAGGTCGGAACGGTCGCCGGCACCTACGTGTCGGACGGCAAGATCACGCGGAGCGCCGAGGTCCGCCTGCTGCGCGACAACGTCGTCGTCTACACCGGCAAGGTGGCCTCGCTGAGGCGATTCAAGGACGACGCCAGCGAGGTCAAGTCGGGTTACGAGTGCGGCATCGGCCTGGCCAACTTCAACGACGTGAAAATTGGCGATGTGATCGAGGCGTTCAAGGTCGAGAAGATCGCCGTCAAGACCCTCTAG
- the truB gene encoding tRNA pseudouridine(55) synthase TruB, translating into MTAATMDGVLLVDKPEGPTSHDIVAIARRALGVSRIGHAGTLDPMATGLLVLMIGRATRLATFLSGMDKTYRGTLKLGVATDTFDRDGTPAGPPRPVHVDESALRTAFETFRGTVSQVPPVFSAKKVRGTPMYRLARRHKPVSPTPTMVTFRRLEFLGLLGEEVSFEAQVSAGTYLRSFAHDLGEMLGCGAHLHSLRRTAAGPFTLQGALTPDEIRTLGAGAAGRATPMDEIPLGIPTLVLTAAGIHAIRHGRPCGLGEVAAPRPPLPPGRCRLKGPEGRLIGIGEVQLPAPSEARPVIRPHIVFGG; encoded by the coding sequence ATGACGGCCGCGACGATGGACGGCGTCCTGCTGGTGGACAAGCCCGAGGGCCCGACCTCGCATGACATCGTGGCGATCGCGCGGCGGGCGCTGGGGGTGAGCCGGATCGGCCATGCCGGCACGCTCGATCCGATGGCGACGGGCCTTCTGGTCCTGATGATAGGACGGGCGACGCGCCTGGCCACTTTCCTGTCCGGCATGGACAAGACGTATCGCGGCACGCTCAAGCTGGGCGTGGCCACCGACACCTTCGATCGCGACGGGACTCCTGCCGGCCCGCCCCGGCCCGTGCACGTCGACGAGTCGGCGCTGCGCACGGCCTTCGAGACGTTCCGGGGCACGGTCAGCCAGGTGCCTCCGGTCTTCTCCGCCAAGAAGGTGCGTGGCACGCCGATGTACCGGCTGGCGAGGCGCCACAAGCCGGTCTCCCCCACGCCGACGATGGTGACGTTCCGGCGACTCGAGTTCCTCGGGCTCCTGGGAGAGGAGGTCTCCTTCGAGGCCCAGGTCTCCGCCGGGACCTACCTCAGGTCGTTCGCGCACGACCTCGGTGAGATGCTGGGGTGCGGTGCCCACCTGCACTCGCTGCGACGGACGGCCGCGGGGCCGTTCACGCTTCAGGGTGCGCTGACCCCGGATGAAATCCGGACGCTCGGCGCCGGGGCGGCGGGACGCGCCACGCCGATGGATGAGATCCCCCTGGGCATTCCCACCCTGGTCCTGACCGCGGCGGGCATCCACGCGATTCGGCATGGACGACCCTGCGGCCTTGGCGAGGTGGCAGCGCCCCGCCCGCCGCTCCCCCCCGGGCGTTGCCGGCTGAAGGGACCGGAGGGTCGCCTCATCGGCATCGGGGAGGTGCAGCTCCCCGCCCCCTCCGAGGCGAGGCCCGTCATCCGGCCCCACATCGTGTTCGGAGGGTAG
- the rbfA gene encoding 30S ribosome-binding factor RbfA gives MSTRTDRVSDLIKGEVSRLLLREVRDPRVGFVTITGATVSPDLKNVRVYVSILGEPQARQASIKALNSASGFFKRALFKNLGLRFAPAVRFELDESLDQGDRIERVLQQIHQGGRGAARPDDEEE, from the coding sequence TTGAGCACACGCACCGACCGGGTGTCCGATCTGATCAAGGGCGAGGTCTCGCGCCTGCTCCTGCGCGAAGTGCGCGATCCACGCGTAGGCTTCGTCACCATCACCGGAGCCACCGTCAGCCCCGATCTCAAGAACGTGCGCGTGTACGTCAGCATCCTCGGAGAGCCGCAGGCCCGGCAGGCCTCCATCAAGGCGCTCAACAGCGCCTCCGGGTTCTTCAAGCGCGCCCTGTTCAAGAACCTCGGGTTGCGGTTCGCGCCGGCCGTCCGGTTCGAGCTCGACGAATCGCTCGACCAGGGAGACCGGATCGAGCGCGTCCTGCAGCAGATTCATCAGGGCGGGCGCGGGGCGGCGCGGCCCGACGACGAGGAGGAGTAG
- a CDS encoding YebC/PmpR family DNA-binding transcriptional regulator, with product MSGHSKWHTIKHKKAATDAKRGRVFTKVIKEITVAARTGGGDPEGNPRLRTVLEAARAANMPKDNIEKAIKKGTGELPGVSYEEVSYEGYGPGGVAVYVQALTDNRNRTLPEIRHLFTKFGGNLGESNCVGWMFEKKGYIVLSKNQASEETLLEVVLEAGGDDVRDDGDNWEILTPPERVHAVKEVLAGRGIPVASAEVSMVPKNTVRLAGKKAQQLLSMMEALEEHEDIQNVWANFDIDEAEITEQRAAS from the coding sequence ATGTCCGGGCACTCGAAGTGGCACACCATCAAGCACAAGAAGGCGGCGACCGACGCCAAGAGGGGGCGCGTGTTTACCAAGGTGATCAAGGAGATCACCGTGGCGGCGCGCACCGGCGGCGGCGATCCCGAAGGCAACCCGCGCCTGCGCACCGTCCTCGAAGCGGCACGGGCAGCCAACATGCCGAAGGACAACATCGAGAAGGCGATCAAGAAGGGCACGGGAGAGCTGCCCGGGGTCTCCTACGAGGAGGTTTCCTATGAAGGGTACGGCCCCGGGGGCGTGGCGGTCTACGTCCAGGCCCTCACGGACAATCGCAACCGGACCCTGCCGGAGATCCGCCACCTGTTCACCAAGTTCGGCGGCAACCTCGGCGAGAGCAACTGTGTCGGGTGGATGTTCGAGAAGAAGGGATACATCGTCCTGTCCAAGAACCAGGCCTCCGAGGAGACTCTCCTCGAGGTGGTCCTGGAGGCGGGGGGGGACGACGTCCGGGACGACGGCGACAACTGGGAGATCCTGACGCCGCCGGAGCGCGTCCATGCGGTCAAGGAAGTGCTTGCGGGACGCGGCATTCCGGTGGCCTCGGCGGAGGTCTCGATGGTCCCGAAGAACACCGTGCGCCTCGCAGGCAAGAAGGCGCAGCAGCTGCTTTCGATGATGGAGGCCCTCGAAGAGCACGAGGACATCCAGAACGTCTGGGCCAATTTCGACATCGACGAGGCCGAGATCACCGAGCAGCGGGCGGCGTCCTAA